Proteins co-encoded in one Cataglyphis hispanica isolate Lineage 1 chromosome 4, ULB_Chis1_1.0, whole genome shotgun sequence genomic window:
- the LOC126849303 gene encoding UPF0692 protein CG33108 isoform X2, with protein MPAPPPPLSNLPEAPMCEKTEVNDTESLPPWAKITLTSAEAEIEKLISRNELKDAEVTYFCQVEPILQDGPQCGLVALAMASQEYTKPVSVSQLLAEARVRGFTQHGEVYSVDFMGTLAAEYLPDHRPDILIDLQQCPDTLTHALAHGAMVLIPYDSDFNHAPCLKRGHKAHWALLVGLISSRQGYHVLARHEEEGTARHAGGYVIPKGGVGGQKGLRGRALALHPYI; from the exons ATGCCAGCACCCCCCCCGCCTCTTTCAAACTTGCCAGAAGCACCTATGTGTGAAAAGACAGAAGTCAACGATACCGAATCTCTCCCTCCTTGGGCTAAAATCACACTCACATCCGCAGAAGCTGAAATCGAAAAGCTGATTTCTCGAAATGAGTTGAAAGATGCAGAGGTAACTTACTTCTGCCAAGTAGAACCAATTCTTCAAGATGGACCACa ATGTGGTTTGGTAGCACTTGCAATGGCATCGCAAGAATATACAAAACCAGTTTCTGTGAGCCAGCTCCTTGCCGAAGCTCGTGTTCGAGGATTCACACAACACGGAGAAGTTTACAGTGTCGATTTTATGGGAACTTTGGCTGCAGAATATCTGCCCGATCACAGAccagatattttaatagatttacaACAATGCCCAGATACGTTAACTCATGCTTTGGCGCATGGAGCGATGGTGCTGATTCCATACGATTCAGACTTTAATCACGCTCCGTGTTTAAAGAGGGGCCATAAAGCGCATTGGGCGTTACTTGTGGGACTAATCTCTTCTAG acaaGGATATCACGTTCTGGCGCGTCATG AGGAAGAAGGTACGGCGAGACACGCAGGAGGATATGTTATACCAAAGGGTGGTGTCGGAGGCCAAAAAGGATTACGCGGCAGAGCACTGGCATTACATCCATACATATAG
- the LOC126849033 gene encoding SPRY domain-containing SOCS box protein 3-like isoform X3 → MSDFFFTKHEWTWDKKNSTSSIKLSDDNLNIIFHPVYSTGTAVVKGNKPLEKGRHHFWEILMITEIYGTDVMVGVGTANAELNNAGEIFCALLGRDQESWGFSHKGYLQHNGKEYKYGTTFCQGNLVGVHLDAWSGTLQYFVDRKPLGVAFTRLNNVALYPLISCTMAKCEMKLTYSCSIPVSLQTACLAVLSPLQKAYLSKTFPGLRYISENIFADILQKSIDYDNEEDIEFPAEYVILDDFDYALVGIGVKKKRY, encoded by the exons ATGTCAG ACTTCTTTTTCACGAAACATGAATGGACTTGGGACAAAAAAAACTCAACATCATCAATCAAATTATcggatgataatttaaatattatatttcatcccGTATATAGCACTGGCACAGCAGTCGTGAAGGGTAACAAGCCACTGGAGAAAGGACGACATCATTTTTGGGAGATTTTAAtgataacagaaatatatgGCACAGATGTA ATGGTTGGTGTGGGAACTGCAAATGCAGAACTCAATAATGCAGGTGAGATTTTTTGCGCTCTGCTCGGACGAGATCAAGAATCTTGGGGTTTTTCACATAAAGGATATTTACAGCATAATGGTAAGGAGTATAAATATGGAACAACCTTTTGCCAAGGTAATTTGGTGGGTGTACATCTCGATGCTTGGAGTGGCACATTACAATACTTTGTTGATCGAAAGCCGCTAG GTGTTGCTTTCACAAGGCTGAACAATGTTGCACTTTACCCATTAATAAGCTGCACAATGGCTAAATGCGAAATGAAATTAACATATAGCTGCTCGATACCAGTATCTCTGCAAACTGCTTGCCTAGCAGTCTTATCACCTTTACAAAAAGCATATCTATCGAAAACATTTCCCGGTTTGCGTTATATTTCCGAGAATATATTTGCCGATATACTACAAAAATCTATTG ATTATGATAATGAAGAGGATATTGAATTTCCTGCggaatatgttattttagatGATTTTGATTATGCCCTTGTAGGAATTGgagtaaaaaagaagagatattaa
- the LOC126849032 gene encoding N-glycosylase/DNA lyase — MAKFARGYMKIASHNAMYETQVKQGSIPCLHTELNLALTLHGGQSFRWTDCDDGYKGIFDGCVWTLSQNDTHLLYTVQGQLKNSVHYDNILSEYLRLSISLKEHYKKWAETDKHFQKCLDESNAVRILKQDVVETLFSFICSSNNNISRISNMVEKLCSLFGQKICSIDNREYYDFPTIEALKEKNVESILKREKFGYRAAYIVNTAERLSTLGGKKWLLNLQKENNISYQTAREQLMTLPGIGPKVADCICLMSLGHLDAIPVDTHIFQIAQANYLPYLRKQKTVTPKIHTEVSNYLRGLWGPLAGWAQAIVFSAKINSKSKLIGKRKRGNENFIQAKVLKDK; from the exons ATGGCTAAGTTTGCGCGAGGTTACATGAAGATCGCATCACATAACGCGATGTATGAAACGCAAGTAAAACAGGGAAGTATTCCTTGTTTACATACGGAGTTGAATCTTGCTCTCACCTTGCATGGTGGTCAAAGTTTTAG atGGACTGATTGTGACGATGGATATAAAGGTATCTTTGATGGATGCGTTTGGACTTTATCTCAAAATGATACTCATCTATTATATACCGTACAAGGACAATTAAAGAATTCTGtgcattatgataatattttgtctGAATATCTTAGGTTATCAATATCATTGAAGGAACATTATAAAAAGTGGGCGGAAACAGATAAACATTTCCAGAAATGTTTAGATGAAAGTAATGCTGTGCGAATACTAAAGCAAGATGTTGTAGAGACtttattctcatttatatgtagctctaataataatatatcgag GATATCAAACATGGTTGAAAAATTGTGTTCGTTATTTGGTCAGAAAATATGCTCAATTGACAATAGagaatattatgattttcCAACAATAGAAGCCTTGAAGGAAAAAAACGTAGAGAGTATACtaaaaagggaaaaatttGGTTATCGTGCtgcatatattgttaatacagCGGAACGTTTATCGACATTGGGAGGAAAAAAATGGCTTTTAAatctacaaaaagaaaataatatatcttatcaaaCTGCTAGAGAACAACTGATGACTTTGCCAGGAATCGGTCCCAAAGTTGCCGATTGTATATGTCTAATGTCATTAGGCCACTTAGATGCTATACCTGTCGATACTCATATCTTTCAAATAGCACAGGCAAATTATTTACCATACTTGAGAAAACAGAAAACGGTTACCCCAAAAATTCACACTGAAGTTAGTAATTATTTACGAGGATTATGGGGCCCATTAGCTGGATGGGCCCAAGCTATTgtattttctgcaaaaattaatagcaAATCTAAATTAATCGGAAAACGAAAACGTGgaaacgaaaattttatacaagcaAAAGTTCTTAAGGataaataa
- the LOC126849031 gene encoding uncharacterized protein LOC126849031: MVQMMSISKRYYPMLLLLALGLIFRQSSVGAYLSREGTYFARSNVSSEFTGTSSSRRISVIRISSDERLERIIWWSGACAKETIVNWGNTDVMLRQVWLRKSSRKLQLIYAGETLTDCIDEKLARWDDSECLPSSRRVYHYHDDGDEVSIEIFQLDGKDASRIPRDLSWLLSSSELHYQCDRVRMRVRSQVVAQNRHRKYSSSTNATTNIGKKRGRNRTRRELFMIPGTQWCGRGDRATKYTNLGGFGVADACCRKHDTSCPFHIPAFETRYGVFNWRISSMMHCACDERFRTCLKMARTASADFIGKIFFDVLQSKCFILKPQKVCVKRSWWGKCQHHEYRKQAHVRDNVPY; encoded by the exons ATGGTACAGATGATGAGCATTTCAAAGAG GTACTACCCGATGCTGTTGCTGCTGGCATTGGGATTGATTTTCAGACAATCGTCCGTCGGCGCTTACCTATCACGAGAAGGTACATATTTTGCACGATCAAATGTTTCGTCCGAATTCACCGGGACGTCTTCTAGTCGCCGCATCTCGGTCATCAGGATCTCGTCCGATGAGCGATTGGAGCGAATCATTTGGTGGTCCGGAGCTTGCGCCAAGGAAACCATTGTCAATTGGGG AAACACGGACGTGATGCTGCGACAGGTTTGGCTTCGGAAGTCAAGCAGAAAGCTGCAATTGATATATGCCGGCGAAACTTTGACCGACTGCATTGACGAGAAGCTCGCACGGTGGGATGACAGCGAGTGTTTGCCCAGCTCTCGCCGCGTCTATCACTATCACGATGACGGTGACGAGGTGTCGATCGAGATATTCCAACTGGACGGCAAGGACGCTTCGAGGATACCCCGCGATCTCTCTTGGCTATTGTCGTCATCGGAGCTTCATTATCAATGCGATCGCGTGAGAATGCGAGTACGAAGTCAAGTCGTGGCTCAAAATCGACATAG GAAATACTCGAGCTCGACAAACGCGACAACAAACATTGGAAAAAAACGGGGCCGGAATCGGACCCGAAGAGAGCTATTCATGATACCGGGGACGCAATGGTGCGGCCGAGGTGACCGCGCTACCAAATATACCAATCTTGGCGGCTTCGGAGTAGCCGACGCATGTTGTCGAAAACACGACACGTCCTGCCCCTTTCATATACCGGCATTCGAGACGCGTTACGGCGTTTTTAATTGGAGAATATCGAGCATGATGCATTGCGCTTGCGACGAAcg atttcGCACATGTTTGAAAATGGCCAGGACTGCGTCGGCGGACTTTATAGGCAAGATCTTTTTCGATGTACTGCAATCAAAATGCTTTATTTTGAAACCGCAAAAAGTGTGCGTGAAGCGGTCTTGGTGGGGCAAATGTCAACATCACGAATATCGAAAACAAGCTCACGTACGGGATAATGTTCCTTACTAA
- the LOC126849033 gene encoding SPRY domain-containing SOCS box protein 3-like isoform X2 — MDLVSNDFFFTKHEWTWDKKNSTSSIKLSDDNLNIIFHPVYSTGTAVVKGNKPLEKGRHHFWEILMITEIYGTDVMVGVGTANAELNNAGEIFCALLGRDQESWGFSHKGYLQHNGKEYKYGTTFCQGNLVGVHLDAWSGTLQYFVDRKPLGVAFTRLNNVALYPLISCTMAKCEMKLTYSCSIPVSLQTACLAVLSPLQKAYLSKTFPGLRYISENIFADILQKSIDYDNEEDIEFPAEYVILDDFDYALVGIGVKKKRY; from the exons ATGGATTTAGTTTCAAATG ACTTCTTTTTCACGAAACATGAATGGACTTGGGACAAAAAAAACTCAACATCATCAATCAAATTATcggatgataatttaaatattatatttcatcccGTATATAGCACTGGCACAGCAGTCGTGAAGGGTAACAAGCCACTGGAGAAAGGACGACATCATTTTTGGGAGATTTTAAtgataacagaaatatatgGCACAGATGTA ATGGTTGGTGTGGGAACTGCAAATGCAGAACTCAATAATGCAGGTGAGATTTTTTGCGCTCTGCTCGGACGAGATCAAGAATCTTGGGGTTTTTCACATAAAGGATATTTACAGCATAATGGTAAGGAGTATAAATATGGAACAACCTTTTGCCAAGGTAATTTGGTGGGTGTACATCTCGATGCTTGGAGTGGCACATTACAATACTTTGTTGATCGAAAGCCGCTAG GTGTTGCTTTCACAAGGCTGAACAATGTTGCACTTTACCCATTAATAAGCTGCACAATGGCTAAATGCGAAATGAAATTAACATATAGCTGCTCGATACCAGTATCTCTGCAAACTGCTTGCCTAGCAGTCTTATCACCTTTACAAAAAGCATATCTATCGAAAACATTTCCCGGTTTGCGTTATATTTCCGAGAATATATTTGCCGATATACTACAAAAATCTATTG ATTATGATAATGAAGAGGATATTGAATTTCCTGCggaatatgttattttagatGATTTTGATTATGCCCTTGTAGGAATTGgagtaaaaaagaagagatattaa
- the LOC126849033 gene encoding SPRY domain-containing SOCS box protein 3-like isoform X1, producing the protein MDLVSNVLEKFYAFLIDFFFTKHEWTWDKKNSTSSIKLSDDNLNIIFHPVYSTGTAVVKGNKPLEKGRHHFWEILMITEIYGTDVMVGVGTANAELNNAGEIFCALLGRDQESWGFSHKGYLQHNGKEYKYGTTFCQGNLVGVHLDAWSGTLQYFVDRKPLGVAFTRLNNVALYPLISCTMAKCEMKLTYSCSIPVSLQTACLAVLSPLQKAYLSKTFPGLRYISENIFADILQKSIDYDNEEDIEFPAEYVILDDFDYALVGIGVKKKRY; encoded by the exons ATGGATTTAGTTTCAAATG ttttagaaaaattttatgcatttctCATAGACTTCTTTTTCACGAAACATGAATGGACTTGGGACAAAAAAAACTCAACATCATCAATCAAATTATcggatgataatttaaatattatatttcatcccGTATATAGCACTGGCACAGCAGTCGTGAAGGGTAACAAGCCACTGGAGAAAGGACGACATCATTTTTGGGAGATTTTAAtgataacagaaatatatgGCACAGATGTA ATGGTTGGTGTGGGAACTGCAAATGCAGAACTCAATAATGCAGGTGAGATTTTTTGCGCTCTGCTCGGACGAGATCAAGAATCTTGGGGTTTTTCACATAAAGGATATTTACAGCATAATGGTAAGGAGTATAAATATGGAACAACCTTTTGCCAAGGTAATTTGGTGGGTGTACATCTCGATGCTTGGAGTGGCACATTACAATACTTTGTTGATCGAAAGCCGCTAG GTGTTGCTTTCACAAGGCTGAACAATGTTGCACTTTACCCATTAATAAGCTGCACAATGGCTAAATGCGAAATGAAATTAACATATAGCTGCTCGATACCAGTATCTCTGCAAACTGCTTGCCTAGCAGTCTTATCACCTTTACAAAAAGCATATCTATCGAAAACATTTCCCGGTTTGCGTTATATTTCCGAGAATATATTTGCCGATATACTACAAAAATCTATTG ATTATGATAATGAAGAGGATATTGAATTTCCTGCggaatatgttattttagatGATTTTGATTATGCCCTTGTAGGAATTGgagtaaaaaagaagagatattaa
- the LOC126849033 gene encoding SPRY domain-containing SOCS box protein 3-like isoform X4 — protein MRSMRETERNLCQVTGTAVVKGNKPLEKGRHHFWEILMITEIYGTDVMVGVGTANAELNNAGEIFCALLGRDQESWGFSHKGYLQHNGKEYKYGTTFCQGNLVGVHLDAWSGTLQYFVDRKPLGVAFTRLNNVALYPLISCTMAKCEMKLTYSCSIPVSLQTACLAVLSPLQKAYLSKTFPGLRYISENIFADILQKSIDYDNEEDIEFPAEYVILDDFDYALVGIGVKKKRY, from the exons ATGCGCTCTATGCGTGAAACGGAGCGCAACCTATGTCAGGT CACTGGCACAGCAGTCGTGAAGGGTAACAAGCCACTGGAGAAAGGACGACATCATTTTTGGGAGATTTTAAtgataacagaaatatatgGCACAGATGTA ATGGTTGGTGTGGGAACTGCAAATGCAGAACTCAATAATGCAGGTGAGATTTTTTGCGCTCTGCTCGGACGAGATCAAGAATCTTGGGGTTTTTCACATAAAGGATATTTACAGCATAATGGTAAGGAGTATAAATATGGAACAACCTTTTGCCAAGGTAATTTGGTGGGTGTACATCTCGATGCTTGGAGTGGCACATTACAATACTTTGTTGATCGAAAGCCGCTAG GTGTTGCTTTCACAAGGCTGAACAATGTTGCACTTTACCCATTAATAAGCTGCACAATGGCTAAATGCGAAATGAAATTAACATATAGCTGCTCGATACCAGTATCTCTGCAAACTGCTTGCCTAGCAGTCTTATCACCTTTACAAAAAGCATATCTATCGAAAACATTTCCCGGTTTGCGTTATATTTCCGAGAATATATTTGCCGATATACTACAAAAATCTATTG ATTATGATAATGAAGAGGATATTGAATTTCCTGCggaatatgttattttagatGATTTTGATTATGCCCTTGTAGGAATTGgagtaaaaaagaagagatattaa
- the LOC126849303 gene encoding UPF0692 protein CG33108 isoform X1, which translates to MPAPPPPLSNLPEAPMCEKTEVNDTESLPPWAKITLTSAEAEIEKLISRNELKDAEVTYFCQVEPILQDGPQCGLVALAMASQEYTKPVSVSQLLAEARVRGFTQHGEVYSVDFMGTLAAEYLPDHRPDILIDLQQCPDTLTHALAHGAMVLIPYDSDFNHAPCLKRGHKAHWALLVGLISSRQGYHVLARHGKSRHLACWPLRDLIESNGNLEEEGTARHAGGYVIPKGGVGGQKGLRGRALALHPYI; encoded by the exons ATGCCAGCACCCCCCCCGCCTCTTTCAAACTTGCCAGAAGCACCTATGTGTGAAAAGACAGAAGTCAACGATACCGAATCTCTCCCTCCTTGGGCTAAAATCACACTCACATCCGCAGAAGCTGAAATCGAAAAGCTGATTTCTCGAAATGAGTTGAAAGATGCAGAGGTAACTTACTTCTGCCAAGTAGAACCAATTCTTCAAGATGGACCACa ATGTGGTTTGGTAGCACTTGCAATGGCATCGCAAGAATATACAAAACCAGTTTCTGTGAGCCAGCTCCTTGCCGAAGCTCGTGTTCGAGGATTCACACAACACGGAGAAGTTTACAGTGTCGATTTTATGGGAACTTTGGCTGCAGAATATCTGCCCGATCACAGAccagatattttaatagatttacaACAATGCCCAGATACGTTAACTCATGCTTTGGCGCATGGAGCGATGGTGCTGATTCCATACGATTCAGACTTTAATCACGCTCCGTGTTTAAAGAGGGGCCATAAAGCGCATTGGGCGTTACTTGTGGGACTAATCTCTTCTAG acaaGGATATCACGTTCTGGCGCGTCATGGTAAGTCACGTCACCTAGCTTGTTGGCCTTTACGCGATTTGATCGAGAGTAATGGCAATTTAGAGGAAGAAGGTACGGCGAGACACGCAGGAGGATATGTTATACCAAAGGGTGGTGTCGGAGGCCAAAAAGGATTACGCGGCAGAGCACTGGCATTACATCCATACATATAG